CTCGTAGGCGTCATGGTGATGTTCAGATACATCACCTCCGAGAAATCCTGGCGATTGCGTGTCGACTTCCACGGCGAGTCTGTCACATTCACCGGCATGCACGCCTGCACCGCCCAAGTTTGATCCGTGGAGTACGGGGTGGTCGTGTTAGAGTACTCGACGAAGAATCCGTCCGGGACCTGATCGCAGCCAGTCGGAAACGCATCCTCTGTGATGTTCTCAAAGCGGGCAGTGGAGTTGATACGAGGCGCGAACTGCTGGATCAGGCCGGTGTTGAAGTCGGCAGGCAGTTCAGCAAGGAATGGATCGGGCAGCCCGGGCATGATTTCAAGTGTATTGCCTCGCGCCTCACAGATAGATCCGAGGTCAGAGGTCCAGGCTACGTCTTCATCATAGCTCGGTGACATTGGATTGCAGGATACATTGGTGCCCCGCCAgagctgggcctggatgtCCTCAAGCGTGGCCGTCTCGAGGGAACTCCGCGTCATGACAGTAATGAGGTTGCCTTCGCTGCCCGAATAGAAGTCGTCCGGCGATGGAAATGCGTCAGGTAGGTCAAAGAGTCCCCGGATGGTCTGGCTTTCAGCTGGACTCTTGACGGTCTCCATAGAGAGCAGGATAGCCTGGATGGGCGAGATGACCAGGCCAAGGAGACTCAGCAGCATAgcaagcagcaacagcgaTGTCCCGTAACGCTTCCATGCACCGATGCCGAAGAAGGAAAACATTCGCATGTGTGTATACAGATCCATCCATTCTCTATCGGCTAGGGCCATGACTTGTCGCAGGCTGATGTTTCGGTGGCGCTGCATATAAATCACTGCAGCACTTGCGCAGACAGTGGACGTCACTGGCAGTGCCAGGACAGCAGCGATCGCCTGGAGAACGCGCGCAATATGGTATGCCCgttcatccttcttgatctgggcTCGCGCGTCTTCCACTCCAGAATAGGGCGAAGAGTAGAATCCGTCGGAGTCTGTATCGCGCGAGACCCGAAACCGGAGCCGGCAAATAAGAGCCCACGAGGCAACAGCTATAGCAGTGTAAATCGCGGCAATAATCAAACCATACAATGAGCGACGTAGCCTGAAGGAATGAGAGGCGTCCTGCTCGTCGTTTGATTTCACAGACTGCACCCTGGTGACGGTGGACGCATGGTCGCTTCGTTGAGACTCCCTGCGGATGGGACTGAGTCCTATGGAATTTGTATTCTCCATGATTCAGAACAGAGCTGTACTTTATGAAGAGCGCACTCCATGAAGAAAGCGACCGGGCCCATTTCTCCCAACGACATGGGACGGAGAGGCTCTTAAAGGATCACCACGGTGGGCCTGCAGCCTCGTATTCAGATGGCGCCGGTGCCCGAGCGCTGGCCAAGACGCGATCCAACAGCTGAAAGCAATACGACTGGCGAGCTTTGCCCGACGAAATGAGGGTTGGGGCTTGGGGCCAGAGTACAGGGGTGGCCAGGGACGACAATCCACCTCCAATGACAGCTCAAGCCCTAACCCACGAGTCAAAGTCAAGAACTCAAGACATCGCTTGGATGGCGTCTTGGCCTGCGGGGCTTCGCGCTGGGCTGTGCTTCGTTGGAGCCGCTGCTTTTATGCTTTTGAGGCTATGCTGGCCTGTCTCTCCATTGCTCTGACCAGGGCATTTCTCTGAGTCGTCTCCGTCACTGCAGTCTTGCTCATCGTTGGCCTCGCAGCCTCCGCcagacctcttcctctttctccccttTGCAAGTGCTATTATcggctcgtcttcttctagGATGACCGGCATTGGAGGTTCCCGTCTGTTAAATGCTTGTCTTGTGAATGCTCGTCTTTTATAATGGGTAGCCGCATCCTCTTTTATCTCGGCATCCGTCTGCCCTGTTTCCTGCTGCCCTGTTTCCTGCTGCCCTGTTTCCTGCTGCCCTGTTTCCTGCTGCCCTGTTTCCTGCTGCCCTGTTTCCTGCTGCCCTGTTTCCTGCTGCCCTGTTTCCTGCTTCTCCGCTTCCTGTTGCCCTATTTCCTGCTTCTCCGTTTCCTGACGCTCCGTCTGCTGCTCCGGTTCCTGCATGTTCCCATTCTCATTGTGGCAGCCACTTGTTGGACGCACCGTTTCGCTGCTATCAtccgagtcggagtcggagtccCAATTGTCATCGGAATCAGGATTGGAACTGTTCCTGGTCCGGGAGTTGGAGGCCATACCCGCCCTCAGGAAGTCATAAACACCGCTCCACGCCGTAACCCTCTGCATAGTCCACTGCATGTCAAGAATAGCCAAAGACGGCACGGGATACTTCATCCTGTCCGGAGTCTTGAACTCCACGACAGACCCGCTCCTGATCTTCCTCCCTGTCGCACAGTCGAAGAGCGTACACCCGAACGGTGAGAATTGCTGATTCACATTATAGCCTGGCCAGGCCTGCAACCCCCTCATTGAATACTCCGTGTGTGGCAACCAGTAGAAAAGGGCCGCCGTCCTATTCTGACCCTGGAAAATCGGCC
This region of Aspergillus puulaauensis MK2 DNA, chromosome 5, nearly complete sequence genomic DNA includes:
- a CDS encoding uncharacterized protein (COG:S;~EggNog:ENOG410PXXT;~InterPro:IPR003615;~PFAM:PF13391), whose translation is MSRLPDSIALGDRITKIQEIQANLGLTELDPAAWSFLWHADEDRLLSIGKMSAGEQQGREQLAQMFIRHDLFRDVVLEWLSKTRIRAPWVEQVNPTVADIAYSMKECYQRSKSCCITSNFEPVEIAHIVPLHIGGRDMEERNNRRFWKAMRFFFDEQRVNSWMAATADPLELANLMCVSGNVHGLYESARFALRPIFQGQNRTAALFYWLPHTEYSMRGLQAWPGYNVNQQFSPFGCTLFDCATGRKIRSGSVVEFKTPDRMKYPVPSLAILDMQWTMQRVTAWSGVYDFLRAGMASNSRTRNSSNPDSDDNWDSDSDSDDSSETVRPTSGCHNENGNMQEPEQQTERQETEKQEIGQQEAEKQETGQQETGQQETGQQETGQQETGQQETGQQETGQQETGQTDAEIKEDAATHYKRRAFTRQAFNRREPPMPVILEEDEPIIALAKGRKRKRSGGGCEANDEQDCSDGDDSEKCPGQSNGETGQHSLKSIKAAAPTKHSPARSPAGQDAIQAMS
- a CDS encoding uncharacterized protein (COG:S;~EggNog:ENOG410PYCC;~TransMembrane:5 (o49-69i112-136o156-174i181-205o627-653i)) — its product is MENTNSIGLSPIRRESQRSDHASTVTRVQSVKSNDEQDASHSFRLRRSLYGLIIAAIYTAIAVASWALICRLRFRVSRDTDSDGFYSSPYSGVEDARAQIKKDERAYHIARVLQAIAAVLALPVTSTVCASAAVIYMQRHRNISLRQVMALADREWMDLYTHMRMFSFFGIGAWKRYGTSLLLLAMLLSLLGLVISPIQAILLSMETVKSPAESQTIRGLFDLPDAFPSPDDFYSGSEGNLITVMTRSSLETATLEDIQAQLWRGTNVSCNPMSPSYDEDVAWTSDLGSICEARGNTLEIMPGLPDPFLAELPADFNTGLIQQFAPRINSTARFENITEDAFPTGCDQVPDGFFVEYSNTTTPYSTDQTWAVQACMPVNVTDSPWKSTRNRQDFSEVMYLNITMTPTSLQRTNAPENAFYRLTLDTTAGYFELPNYMNGEVAGPLLESDPVDLCGANCAFQGWDDSESNNVGNPNPQLDPERDAAYIEQAINKGPLLTLALALFGNSSFIETALRSPDTYNPPFELQQNLTGYCLDIAPLASLLESRSYTSNRYCQQYGRSEDPWDRVYTWLDLFHGNTTYVSRGFTAAAFLANRARIQGLVASYLDASLVVSYDLGADVEVPSISVAGVIVLSILIGIHLLALLALGIYAAWEPRWTMMLDSFAMMRMAGSIAPPLPMKVAAGPHRAAVFERTPGWVGDLVGGDENGDQAVGRLGVGADLRLRKDTPYEAFHKDPSFAINSGYSGAYAP